One Felis catus isolate Fca126 chromosome D3, F.catus_Fca126_mat1.0, whole genome shotgun sequence DNA segment encodes these proteins:
- the ZNF397 gene encoding zinc finger protein 397, which translates to MAVESRAVSTLVPQNPQEQELILVKVEESFSWGQKFKQSASTRSCQELFRQQFRKFCYQETPGPREALGRLQELCYQWLMPELHTKEQILELLVLEQFLSILPEELQIWVQQHSPTSGEEAVTLLEDLEREFDDPGQQGPAVPWKDLTCLGTSQELTNIPLQPLKTQLKPWEPCLSPKSDCENSETATKKDISGEKSQGLPQEPSSGGISEPESNLEWQQGNATGEKLRRSPSQGDSFSQVIFTHKSLGKRDHHEPQSSLILSTNSITYQKVPTEERPYRCDVCGHSFKQHSSLTQHQRIHTGEKPYKCNQCGKAFSLRSYLIIHQRIHSGEKAYECSECGKAFNQSSALIRHRKIHTGEKACKCNECGKAFSQSSYLIIHQRIHTGEKPYECNECGKTFSQSSKLIRHQRIHTGERPYECNECGKAFRQSSELITHQRIHSGEKPYECNECGKAFSLSSNLIRHQRIHSGEEPYQCNECGKTFKRSSALVQHQRIHSGDEAYICNECGKAFRHRSVLMRHQRVHTVK; encoded by the exons ATGGCTGTGGAATCTAGAGCAGTTTCAACCCTGGTACCTCAGAATCCTCAGGAACAAGAACTAATACTAGTGAAAGTAGAAGAAAGCTTTTCCTGGGGTCAGAAGTTTAAGCAGAGTGCGAGTACCCGATCCTGCCAAGAGTTGTTTCGCCAGCAATTCAGGAAGTTTTGCTACCAGGAGACACCTGGACCCCGGGAAGCTCTGGGCAGACTCCAGGAGCTTTGCTATCAGTGGCTCATGCCAGAGTTGCACACGAAGGAGCAGATCCTGGAACTGCTGGTGCTGGAGCAGTTCCTGAGCATCCTGCCTGAGGAGCTGCAGATCTGGGTTCAGCAACATAGCCCAACAAGCGGCGAGGAAGCTGTGACCCTATTGGAAGATTTGGAGAGGGAATTTGATGATCCAGGGCAGCAG GGACCAGCAGTGCCATGGAAGGATCTGACATGTCTTGGAACATCCCAAGAGTTAACAAACATCCCACTCCAACCTTTAAAGACACAGCTGAAACCCTGGGAACCTTGCCTTTCCCCCAAAAGTG ATTGTGAGAACAGTGAAACAGCAACAAAGAAGGACATTTCAGGAGAAAAGTCACAAGGACTTCCCCAGGAACCTTCATCTGGAGGAATTAGTGAACCTGAAAGCAATTTAGAGTGGCAACAAGGAAATGCTACAGGGGAGAAGTTAAGAAGATCCCCTTCCCAAGGGGACAGCTTTAGTCAAGTAATCTTCACACACAAATCTCTGGGAAAGAGAGACCATCATGAGCCTCAAAGCAGCTTGATTCTAAGTACAAACTCTATAACTTATCAGAAAGTTCCTACAGAAGAGAGACCTTATAGATGTGATGTATGTGGGCACAGCTTCAAGCAGCATTCCTCTCTAACACAACATCAGAGAATCCATACTGGAGAAAAGCCCTATAAATGTAACCAGTGTGGAAAGGCTTTTAGTTTGAGGTCATATCTTATTATTCACCAGAGAATTCACAGCGGTGAGAAGGCATATGAAtgtagtgaatgtgggaaagccttcaatCAGAGCTCAGCCCTCATTAGACATCGCAaaattcatactggtgagaaagCTTGTAAATGTAACGAATGTGGCAAAGCATTCAGTCAAAGTTCATATCTCATTATACATCAAAGAATTCACACTGGCGAGAAACCCTATGAGTGTAATGAGTGTGGGAAAACCTTTAGCCAAAGCTCAAAGCTTATTAGACACCAGCGAATTCATACAGGAGAGAGACcttatgaatgtaatgaatgtggaaaagcttTCAGGCAGAGTTCAGAACTGATAACCCATCAGAGAATACATAGTGGGgaaaaaccctatgaatgtaatgagtgtggaaaagctttcagtctgaGCTCAAACCTCATCagacatcagagaattcatagtGGAGAGGAACCTTATCAGTGTAATGAATGTGGCAAAACTTTCAAAAGGAGCTCAGCCCTTGTTCAGCATCAGAGAATACATTCTGGGGATGAAGCTTATatatgtaatgaatgtgggaaggctTTCAGGCACAGATCAGTCCTCATGCGCCATCAGAGAGTCCACACTGTAAAGTAA